A region of Lycium barbarum isolate Lr01 chromosome 1, ASM1917538v2, whole genome shotgun sequence DNA encodes the following proteins:
- the LOC132612862 gene encoding cytosolic sulfotransferase 12-like codes for MATSRRRLQPNSNLVQKCFEEDGFSQTFKNLLSSLPKAKGWLSPHLYNYEGFWLTALHLQGTLFFQHNFQSQESDILLVTSPKSGTIWLKAMVFTLINRMQYPVLSQEHPLLTSNPHDLVPFLELEYAQEKYPIPQKDSSLTSPRLYSTHLPYVSLPESVKNTKSKIIYMCRNPRDIFVSLWHYISKLRSQESEMIPFDEAFHMFSNGFTMAGPFWDHVLSYWEKSCEMPQKVLFLKYEEVKEQPLSHLRRLAEFLDCPFSLEEEERGLVDEIIKLCSFDNLSNLEVNKSGKTLFGNDNGVFFRKGEAGDWKNHLTDEMVHRLNQITEDKFKGSGLKL; via the exons ATGGCTACCAGT CGACGAAGGCTTCAGCCTAATTCAAACCTTGTCCAAAAGTGCTTCGAAGAAGATGGATTTTCTCAAACTTTCAAGAATTTGTTATCTTCTCTACCAAAAGCAAAAGGTTGGCTCAGTCCTCATTTGTACAATTATGAGGGTTTTTGGCTGACAGCCTTGCACTTACAAGGCACTCTTTTCTTTCAACACAACTTTCAATCTCAAGAATCTGATATTCTCCTTGTTACAAGTCCTAAATCTGGCACCATTTGGTTGAAGGCTATGGTTTTCACTTTAATCAATAGAATGCAATACCCTGTCCTTTCCCAAGAACACCCTCTACTCACTAGTAATCCTCATGATTTAGTTCCATTCTTGGAATTGGAATATGCACAGGAAAAGTATCCCATTCCACAAAAAGATTCTTCTTTAACCTCACCAAGGCTCTATTCTACTCATTTACCATATGTTTCTTTGCCGGAATCAGTCAAGAATACAAAGAGCAAAATAATCTATATGTGTAGGAACCCAAGGGACATTTTTGTATCACTATGGCATTACATTAGTAAGCTCAGGAGTCAAGAATCAGAAATGATACCGTTCGACGAAGCTTTCCACATGTTCAGTAATGGATTTACTATGGCAGGGCCTTTTTGGGACCACGTTTTGAGTTATTGGGAAAAAAGCTGTGAAATGCCTCAGAAGGTGTTGTTTTTGAAGTATGAGGAAGTGAAAGAGCAACCTCTTTCACATTTAAGACGTTTGGCTGAGTTCTTGGACTGTCCATTTTCTTTAGAGGAAGAAGAAAGGGGCTTGGTGGATGAAATTATAAAGCTGTGTAGCTTTGACAATTTGAGCAACTTGGAGGTGAACAAGAGTGGTAAGACATTGTTTGGCAATGATAATGGAGTTTTCTTTAGAAAAGGTGAAGCGGGAGATTGGAAGAACCATTTGACTGATGAAATGGTTCATAGGCTTAATCAAATCACAGAAGACAAATTCAAGGGTTCGGGCTTGAAGTTATAG